The Pelagovum sp. HNIBRBA483 sequence ACCGGCTCTGCGCGTAATGTGTCACAGTTCGATAACATCATGCTGCAACCCCGCGTGATGGCGGATGTTGCGCAGTGTTCGTTAGCAACGGAACTGATGGGGCAGTCTTACAAGGTGCCGTTTGGAATTGCCCCGATGGGCATGTGCAACCTTGTCCATCCAAAGGCTGACACATCGCTAGCCGATACCGCAAAGGCGATCGGTTTCCCTGTGTGCCTGTCCTCAGCGGCATCAACCTCAATCGAGGACATGGCCGGCATGGCGGGATCGCACGCGTGGTTTCAACTCTACTTTGGAGCCTCTGAGGAAGCGTCTTTGGCAATGGTCGACCGCGCCCGAGTTGCCGGTTACGACACGCTCGTTTTGACTGTGGATGTACCACAAGTCTCGCGGAGGGTGCGCGATCTACGCAACGGTTTCACGGTCCCTTTTGCAATGACGCCCAGCGCGTTTATGGACTTCGCAACCCACCCGCGTTGGTCTTTGAGCACACTTGCCTTTGGCGCACCGCGCCCGATGAATTTTACTGATAGCAATGGGGTAAACACCTTCGACCGCGGGGCAAGCCGGTCTGGCGCCGATTGGGCCTTTTTGGAGGCCTTGCGGGGCAAGTGGCCAGGCAAGCTCATAGTCAAAGGCGTCACATCTGCCACAGACGCCCGTCGGATCCGCAGTCTTGGCGCGGACGCAATTTACGTTTCCAACCATGGCGGGCGGCAATTGGACTCTGTGCCGCCTGCGATCAGTCTTTTACCTTTGATACGCGAGGCAGTTGGCCCGGATTTCCCATTGCTTTTTGACAGTGGCATTCGCAACGGGGAAGATATCATCAAGGCCCTCGCTCTTGGCGCTGATTTTGTCATGATAGGACGCCCTGCCCTGTTTGCACTGGCGGCAGAAGGCGCTGCCGGATTGAACGCACTGCTTAAGTGCTTCGAGGCAGAAATCAGCGTTGTGATGGCACAACTGGGTGTCACCTCTATCAGCCAACTCGGGCCAAACGTCGTGTTTGATAACGCGGCTGCTAAGGGCGATGGCCTTGAAAAAACACCGCGAGCGGCTTTGCAACTTGCCGCCAAAACCTAAAGTGAGACATATCAAATGACAGATCCCAGGTTGATAAGAGGCGGCGCCCTATTGGCCCGCGCCTTCAAAGAAAAAGGCGTAGAGCATGCCTTCACGCTAGCGGGTGGCTTCTGCAATCCGGCACTTGAAGGGTTCATGGAATGTCAAATGCCTGTGATCAACACGCCTCATGAACAAATCGCGGGGCATTTGGCAGATGGTCATGCTCGGATAACCCGTAAACCTGTGGTCTGCCTTGTTGGCCCTGAAGGATTTGCCAACGCCGTCCCCGCGATGCTGGAAGCCGGAGGCGAGCGCAGCCCGGTGATTTTTGTAACTGGCTCCTCAACGCTCAAACGCCAAGGCGCAGGGGGGTTCAAAGAAATCGACGATGTGGCAATCGCGGCGCCCTTGGTCAAATATTCGGTCCAGATTACTGACGGCGAACGGATCAGCGAATTTGTGAATCGCGCATGGACCGCAGCCACAACCGGCTACCCTGGCCCCGTCCATATTTCGCTGCCAGTGGACATCATGTTCTCATCATTCGCTGCAGACGCTGGGTTGGAAGAACGTCCGTTCAATCGCAGCGACCGCCCCGTTGCAAGAGCGTGGCCTGATCCCTCAGCCTTGGCTGTTGTTTTGGACAAGGTGAAGCAAGCCGAACGCCCCGTCATCATTGGCGGCCACGGCGTCTGGTGGTCAAAGGCCGAAGACAAACTTGAACAGGTCGGCAAGGCTTTGCGCCTGCCCATTTTCAATGTTCCCTACCATTCCAAACTTCTGGGCGAAGAATCCGAGGCCTACATGGGTTTGGCTGATTTCCATCAATATCATCCATCGAAACCGGCGATACACGAGGCTGATCTGGTGCTGATGATCGGCGGGCGCTTGGACAACCAGATGAACTTTGGCAATCCGCCGTTCTTTCCAAAAGATCAAACTCTCATCTGCATCAACGGTAGCCATGAAGAATTGGAATACAATCAAGCCGCCGATGAGGTGCTGTTATCTGACCCCGGTGCTTTCCTGGATGCCCTCGGTGGGGTGGGTAAAACCTGGCCCGATTGGTTCGATCTGCAACGAACCCGCCGTGCCGCTTGGGTTGATGAATGGTACGAACACATCGAAGCCGAGTCCGCCAAACCCGGCAAGATGCATCCGCTGCAACTCTCGCTGGATGTGCAGGACCAAATGGGCGACGAGGACTGGTTGATTTTTGACGGTGGCAACACCCATTTCTGGTCAGAAATCGCAGTCAATATGGCCGGATGGCGAGGTCAAAAACTGGGTGGCATCATGCATCCCGGCAATTACTCCCTGCTGGGGGTCGGCGTGTCTTTTGGCATCTCGGCCAAGGCGCTCAACCCGGATAGCAATGTAGTAGTCATTTCTGGTGACGGGGCGTTTCTTTCCGGTGGCCTTTCGATTGAATCCGCCTTTCAGGAAGGCCTGCCGATCACCATTGTCATCGACAACAACAACGGCCTTGATTGCATCAGCCAACAACAAGAACGCCTTTTCAAAAACGGAAAACACTTCGCAACTGATTTCCGGGATATCCCGTTCCATACAATGTGCGAAGGCATGGGCGGGCATGGGGAACTGGTCGAAACCCGCGACCAGCTTGCCCCCGCCTTGAAACGTGCGATGGCCAGCGGCAAGGTCGCAATCGTCAACGTCAAATGCCGCGGTGTGATCAGTCCGATTGTGGCCGCGACATCAGACAAGCGAGACAAGGCTTCGATAGAATAATGGCGATACTTTCCTCACACACTCTGAATGGCACTGATGGCACCCACGCGGGAGAAATTGCTGTGACGCTCACAAACCTGACCAGCGGCGCAGTCGTACTGAGCGCCGCGATGGATGCCGGTGGGCGGCTGTCTCAAGACATTCCGGCGGAACAGATTGACCCGAATGCGACTTACGAGCTGGTTTTTGACACCGCCAACTATTGGGCAGCGCGCAAAATCCCCGCCACTGTGAGCCAGATCGCCTTGCGGTTCACCATGTCAGACCCCGAGGGGGCATATCATATGCCGATTATTCTAAACCCCAATTCCTATTCAATGTGGATGTCCGCCTAATGGATGGTCTGAATATGTCTCGGCGCATCCGCCGCACCCCCTATACTGACCGTGTCGAACAGGCCGGCGTTCGCGGATTCTCTGTCGTCAACCATATGCTGTTGCCCAAGGCGTTCCAAACAACGGTCGAACAAGACTACTGGCACCTTCGGGAACACGTCCAGCTCTGGGACGTGTCTTGCCAGCGTCAAGTCCAGATCACGGGACCAGATGCCTCCACCCTCGTCCAATGGATGACACCGCGCAATATTGCGCGCGCCAAGGTTGGTGATTGTTTCTATATCCCTATCATCGACGCGCAAGGCGGGCTGATCAACGACCCTGTTATGCTAAAACTAGCTGAGGACTGCTTTTGGCTGTCCATCGCGGATAGTGACGTGTTGCTATATGCAATGGGTCTGGCGCTTGGCCGCGGCTGGGATGTCGAGGTGAGCGAACCAGACGTCTCGCCACTGGCCATACAAGGCCCCAAAGCTGAAGACCTTCTAGCCGGACTGTTTGGCGCCCATATTCGCGACATGGGGTTTTTTAAATATGGCTGGATTGACTTTCAGGGCACCAAACAATTGATCGCCCGCTCGGGCTATTCCCGCCAAGGTGGGTTCGAGATTTATTTGAACGGGGGGCATCTTGGACCAGCCCTGTGGGACGCAATCTGGGATGCAGGTCAGGCGCACCGCATCACCCCGGGTTGCCCCAACCTGATCGAACGGATTGAAGGCGGCCTTTTGTCATACGGCAACGAATTCACCCGCGAGAACAATCCGTTTGAGATTGGGCACGGCAAGTTTTGCGTCATAGATGGCTCGATCGACTATGTCGGCCGCGCGGCTTTGCAGAACATCGCAGCGAACGGTGTGGCCCGCGAAATTCGAGGAGTGAAGTTCGATGGTGGGCCTTGTCCGACCTGCTCAAAACCATGGCCTGTGATGGTTGGCGACACGCGCGTTGGTCAGATCACCTCTGCCATCTGGTCCCCGCGCCTGAAATGCAACGTTGGGCAATCCATGATTGACCGTGGTTTTTGGGACGCAGGCCAGTCGGTCACCGTCCACGCGCAGGACGGGACAGTGCGCTCAGGTCATGTCTCGTTGTTGCCCTTCGCCTGACCATTTTGCAGCGGCCCAGATCGCACCCAATGCGCGGACGGAAAGTTCCACGGCAACATCTTACTTTGGTGCTGCTGCCACAACTGCCTCTTTTGCAACAGCCTTTGCAAGTTCGCCTATCCGGCTGAAGACATCGACATTCACAGCTGCGGCGGAATACCTAGCCACTCTGAAGCGCGCGCACGATGCCAAGGACAACATGATCAGGCGCGTTGTTCCTTGGCTTCCTGACTTTGCACTGCTGCAAGCTCTGCAATGGAATGGTGGCACCTTATCGCATGGCCCTCTGTGCCATGCTGCCAAGGCGGCATGTCAGTGTCACAAATCCGCCCGATCTTGCGCGGACAACGGCGTTGGAACGGACACCCTTGCGCGGGCGGTGACAGCTCTACTACATCATCAGCGCTCAGCGTCGGAGCAGTGTCAGGATCAGGTTCCAATACCGCTCCCAAAAGAACCTCGGTATAGGGATGCGAGGGCGTGGCGTAGACATCTGCCGAGGGTCCCAATTCACATAATCGCCCCTGATACAGCACCGCAACGCGGTCGGATAGCGCCCGCACAACTGCGAGGTCATGACTGACGAAAACATAGGTCGTACCTTGGGTCGCCTTGAGACTATTCAGCAGGTCCAAAACGGCGGCTTGAACAGATACATCCAGCGCCGATGTCACTTCGTCACACAGCACAAGATCCGGTTCAGCGGCGAAGGCCCGCGCGATGGCAACCCGTTGCTTTTCACCGCCCGAAAGCTGGCTGGGCAAACGGTCCAGATAATGCGCGCCAAGACGGACCCGGTCCAAAATCTCGGCAGAGCGTTGATGCAGTGCCTCCCCGGTCAGCCCAAAATACAGCTTCAACGGCTGTTCAAGAATTTGCGCAATGGTTTGGCGTGGATTGAGGCTGTCATCAGGGTTTTGGAAAATCAGCTGAATCTTGCGCAGATGATCCGGGCTACGCTGTTCAACCTTTGGTGCCAAAGCACCGTCGCCGGCGACAGTGATATTGCCACCAGATGGCGGAAGTAGCCCCGCGATAGATTTGAGAATTGTCGATTTACCTGATCCGCTTTCTCCCACAAGGCCCAGTGTTTCGCCTTTTGCAATGGTAATCTCGATACCATCAACCGTAGCGACATGGTCGCCATGCCTTCTCAGGATTTTGTCGAGCAGCCCAGGTTGATTATAGCTGATCGACACGTCTCGCAAATGCAATGCAGCGGGTGCGTTTTCGTCAAAGGTCGCTGGAATTACGCCGCTGCCAACCAAGGACAGTTTATGCGCGTCCTGGTGATGAAAGCATCGCACGGCTTCGCCGCTCGGCAAGCTTTCAAGCTCAGGGCGACAATCGCAACATGCGTCCTGCGCCAAAGCGCATCGATCAACAAAGGAACAGCCGTTCCCCGCGCCTCCCGGCGACGGAGGGCGCCCGTCCAATGCAACCGGCAACCTTGGATCGCTGAGCTTTGGGATCGAGGCCAGAAGCCCGCGCGCATACGGGTGGATCGGCGCCTTCAGCACCTGTCGAGCAGCGCCTTCCAGCACGACCTCACCCGCATACATTACCACAACACGGTCACAGACCCGCGCAATCGCGCCAAGATCGTGGCTGACATAGACCATCGCCATGCCGCGATCCCGTGCGATGTCGCGGAGTAATTCAAGGATATGGGCTTGCGTTGTGACATCGAGTCCAGTGGTTGGTTCGTCCAGCAACAACGCGGTTGGTTCACCCGCCAATGCCATCGCGATTGCCGCGCGTTGTTGTTGCCCGCCGGACAACTCATGTGGAAAACGAGTCATGATCGCCTGTGGATCAGGCAAGCGCACTTGTCCGAGGAGTTCCACAGCCTTGGCGGGGTAGTGTTCTTCAGCCACCTCAGAATGCAGGCGCAATGCCTCAATAAGCTGCGCGCCAATCCGTAGGGTCGGCGTCAGAGATTGTCCCGAATTCTGCGGAATCAGCGCCAGTTCGCCGCCTCGAATTTTCTCAAGCTCGGTACGGGTGCGGGCGAACATATCTTGCCCCTGAAAAGTGACCGACCCCTCGAGCAACTTCAACCCTCGTTTCAGATAACCCATAGCAGCGAGCGCGAGCGTAGATTTACCCGACCCGCTCTCACCAACGATGCCGATGCTTTCGCCGGCATTCACGGTCAAATCAATGTTGCGCAGCACGGGTAACGTTGCGCCGGACATGCCCTTAAATCCTACCGAAATGTTTCGGATTTCTATCAATGGTGTCGTCATACTGGTGCCTTTTGCGCACGATCGATGCCAAGGGCTTTGGCTAAAGCGTCTGCAGTTAGATTGATCCCGATGATCAATGAAGAAAGTGCGATAACAGGCCCCAGAACGCCCCAGGGCGCAAAGGACATGAACCCGCGCGCATCGGCAATCATCAGACCCCAATCAGGTGTTGGCGGCGACACGCCAAAACCAAGGAAAGACAGGGATGAAAAGGCCAGCAACATCCACGACCAGCGCATCGCACCTTCGACCATCAACGTGTCCAATACATTAGGCAGCAATTCATGGCGGATAATCGTCAGGCGGCTGTGCCCACGCGCCCTTGCGGCTGAAACAAAATCGCGTGCAACAACGTCATGTGTCGCAGCGCGGGCAATGCGGATCACTGGTATGCCGTAAAAGAAGGCTAGCGTCGGGATCAAAACCTCGATGCCCGTGCCGAATGTCACAATCAACACCAACATCTTCAAAATCCACGGCAAAGAAAGGAAGGCATCCACAACACGCATCAGAACCTCATCCACGCGCCCGCCAACCAGCCCAAAAAAGATGCCAAAAAGCCCTCCCCATGCGACCGCTATTGGAGTTGCGATGCCTGTAACCAGCAGCGCCTCGCGCCCGCCCAGCAAGACGCGGGTAAACACATCGCGGCCGAGATGATCCGTGCCCAACCAATGGCTAGCCTCTGGCGCTGTGAGCATCATCGCACTGTTCATCGCCTTGTAGTCATAGGGCACAATCCACGGGCTGACCAAGGCCAGCACAACATGGAATACCACCAAGAACAGACCAATCGCACCTGAGGGACGCGAGACAACATCTCGCAACACCGAAAGGATTCGCATCAAACGAGTGTTTTGCCGTGGAACTACTGCTGTAAGGGTCATCCGCGCCTCATATGCAATGTGCGTAGCCGGGGGTTGGCAAACATGGTCAGGATATCGGCAGATAGGTTCACACAAACGTAAACCGTTGCGACGATCAGGGCGATGGCCTGCACAACCGGCAAATCGCGGTCCGAGATGGCGTCAATCATCATCCGGCCCAAACCGGGGTAGTTGAACACGACTTCGATCACGACGACCCCGCCCAGAAGCCAAGCAATCGTCAGGGCCACAACATTGATCGCAGGTAACAAAGCGTTAGGCAAAGCATGTCTGAACACGATACGCCAGTACGGCACACCCTTCAGCGTCGCCATTTGAATGTAGTCGCCCGCCATCACCTCGATCACTGATGATCGGACCATGCGGAGGATATGCGCAGTCATCACCATTGTGAGCACTGAAACGGGCAGAATGATTTCGGGGAAAAACTCTGAAGCCGGCGCATTCGCCGAGGTCAATACAATGCCTGGCAGCCATCCCAACCAGACCGAGAAGACAAGGATCAACACTGTGGCTGAGACAAACTCAGGTATGGTCATGGCAAAAATCGCCAGTGTCGAGATCGTCAGATCTACGGGTCGGTCGCGCCAAAGTCCTGTCACAACGCCAAGAAAAATCGCCAATGGGACGCCTAAAGCGAGGGAACAGGCGGCCAACAAAAGTGAGTTCTTAAGGCGGCTCCCAACCAACTCAGCGATGCTCTTTTCACCATTGGCAGACACGCCCAAGTCACCACGGACTGCACTGGTGGCCCAGTCAAGGTAGCGTTCAACCGCGGGGCGGTTCAGACCCTGCGCCTCACGACAATTTTCCAGCAGTTTACCTTTGGCCTCGCGCTCCAAAAACGCGGTGCAACTGTCGCCTGGCAACATTTCAACGCCTGCGAAAATGATCATTGAAACGATCCAGACCGTGACAATGCCCAAAAACAATCGACGGAGCAGCATGGCAAGCATTGATCAAAACCTGACTGTTTGGAAAAGACGGGGCGTAAGGATACCCTCACGCCCCTTTTCGTTGGTTATGCCAAGATTGCAGTTACTCGACCGTGATCATATGCCAGCGGACAGCATCATTCTTGACCTCATCAAGGTTCGAAACCCGCGACGATACCCCGACAAGCCTTGTCACTGTGTAGGGGATAAGCGTTCCAGACGTCTCAAGCAGATGCTCTTGGGCCGCGACATAGATTGCGCGACGTTTTTCGAAGTCCAGTTCGCGGCGTGCATCTGCCAACATTGCGTCAAATGCCTCGTCCTTGTAGTAGCTCTCGTTCCATTTGGCCGTCGAGAGGTAGATCTCGTGCAGCGCTTGGTCCGCAGGACGCTCGTTCCAGCGGGTCGCGGACACGTCCTTCTTCATCCATACCTCCGACCAGTAACCATCGGTCGGCGCTTGCACCACGTTAACGCGGATGCCTGCAGCTGCGGCCTGCTCCTGATAGGCGACGGCAAGCGTGGGCCATGTCGGCTCCAGAGTCGAGACATGGACATCAATGTCGATGCCATCCGGGTATCCTGCTTCGGCCAGCAGCGCCTTGGCTTTCTCGATGTCCTGCGGGCAGCTCAGGTCAGCACGATACTGGTCGTTTGGTTCGACGGGAGTATCACAGGACACGATGCCTTCGCCGCCCAGAACCAGCGCGACCAACTCTTCCCGATCGGCGGCCATTCGCACCGCCTGACGAACGCGGATGTCATTGAACGGCTCCACGTCAGTGCGGAATACAAGGCCACGCCAGTTCCCTGTGGGAATGGTCTGAACCGTGAAATTGTCAGAACTGGTCAACATAACCCGCTGTTGAGCGGTGATGCCGCGCTCCATATCAATCTGACCACCCAAAAGCGCCTGCAAACGGGCTTGGCCGTCGGCGATACCGATGATTTCCATACGCGCCACACCGGGTGCGCCTTCCCAATAATCGGGATTGGCTACCAGCACAGTGGTGCCCTCGGGATCAAAGGTCTCGACCATAAAGGGGCCAGTGCCATTGCCGGATACTGCGATATTATCACCAGACCCTTCGTTCAGCATCCGGAGGCGGTAGTCCATCAACTGCAAGGGCATGTCTGCGAAAGGCGTGTTCAGTGTGAATTGAACAGTCATGTCGTCGAGCGCCTCAACGCCAGTGATCATCTGTACTGCTGAACGCGCCGGGCTGTCACTTTCGGGATCAAGCACGCGGTTGATCGAATAGACCACATCATCCGCTTCAAATGTAGAACCATCATGGAACGTCACACCGTCGCGAAGCTTGAAGGTCCAAACCGTCGCGTCCTCATTTGCTTCCCAGCTGGTCGCCAGATCTGCTTGCGGCCTGCCATCCAGACCGGGACGGACAAGGCGGCTCATGATCTTCTCGGTGATCTGGAACACACGTCCTTTCGAAATCGGGTCCAAGCTGGATTGTGCGCCAAAGCCAAGCTCGTGCGCCTGACGGAACGTTCCGCTTGGTTCGGCCGACGCAATCCCTGCGGACAGCGCAATCACCGAAGCCATCGTGATCAGTTTTCTCATTTATCTTCCTCCCATTTGTCGCGCAGCTTTGTTGCTGTCGCTTTGACAAGATGTTCCGCCTGGCGCTCGCTCATCGACAAGCACAAATTGGGCTACTGATAGATATGAAAAACAATATCCATCACTGTTTTTCGGCACACATCATCCAACAAGTCTTTTCGCTTTACAGTCTCAGAACAAATACAGTTCTTTGAGGATTCCATTTGTAAAGAACATGAAAAGGGCAGCGTGCGAGGCATCAACTGGCTCTGCGCATGCCCAAGATGCTATCGCGCAAGACCGGATCCGGCGCCAATTATCGTCTTCGTTTCATTCCTCCCCTAGGCGCCGCTTGTTCAAACTCATTCGGCGCGTACCGCTGAAATCAATTGTCGAGCGGGCGGGTGCGTTCCGTCAAATGTAAAAAAAGCGCTCCATAGATAAAAAAATCGCCATCTATTCTCGACCGAAAGCTGTGTTGTAAAATAGAAATTTAGTTGGGATCTGTATAAGAGCATCGAGTAATTGAGGGCACTGCCGGTGAAAAAAGCAGGAAAAATCATTGCGATTGGCGGCGGGGGCTTCACGCATGGGCTCGATCCCACCTTGGACGACTTCTGCCTCGACTTTGTTCCGCCGCAACCCAATGTGGGTTTTGTCGGGCTTGCCAGCCTTGAGTCCGAAGAAAAAATTGAACGTTTTTACGACCGTTTTGGTGGATCTGCCGCATCGCTCTCGCATTTGTCGCACGACGCATCAGCGACAGAGTCGAAACTCTGGCTCGCTGGCAAGCATCTCGTCTATTTCGGCGGCGGCAACACCGCCCACCTCATTGCACAGCTCAAAAGCAGACACCTCGCTCAGCTTTTCAGGCACGCAAATGCCGACGGCCTTGTGATTGCGGGAGTAAGTGCCGGTGGCGTCTGTTGGTTTGATTGGGCGCTCTCAGATTCAGGCGGCAAGGGCTACGCGCCGCTAGCGGGGCTAGGATTTGTGGCGTCAGGTGTATGTCCTCATTATAGCGAAGAACATCAACGCGCGCCCGTGTTTGAACGGCTGATCACGGAAGACCCGACCCTTTCAGGCTACGCCATAGACGATGGTGCCTGCCTTGTTGCGCAGTCAGGCAAGGCGGTTGGATCATTCTCAGCGCGCGAAAATGCGGCGGTGCATTTCGTAGAAAATGTCAAAGGCACAGCTACATCTCGCAAGCTTGCACCCTACAGCTTTAATAGCTGAACCGCCCGTCAGCTTTGCATAAATTGGCGAGCCTGCTCTTCTATCCACTCGCAAACAATGCGCAGCTCTTTACGCTTTCGTGCTTCATTGCGTGTCAACAGATAGAACGCGCGGCTCGGAGCCAGATCAATCGCGAATGGCTTTGCAAGTTGGCCCTTCTCCACATCACCATCCATCAATGGAAACACCCCAAGCGCAACACCCTGCCCGTCTTTCACCGCGCGCTGAACCATGTTTGAATCCACGATGACAACTTCGCTTTCGGGCTGAAGGTTTGGGCAGCCAGCCTGCGCGAACCAGTTACGCCATTCGCTGCGGTCGTGTTGATGAATTATGGGCCAATTGACTAGGTCAGAGGGCTGAGAAAGCATCCCGCCCTGTTCAAGGAGCTGCGGGCTCACAATGGGCGAATAACACACATCCATAAGCTTCGTAGCTTCGAGCTTTTTCCAATCCCCCATACCCCAGTCAACAGCTATATCGGTTGTCATTTGCGCAGCACTCGTGATGCGCCCGCCATGGTGCACGATAAGTTCGATATTGGGGTGTTCTTTGGCCAGCTTTGACAATCGTGGCCCAAGCCAGCGCGAGCCAAAAATCGGGCCCACAGCGATCGTCACAGTTCTGCGGCTTGCACCGGAATGCAGCTCCACTTCCGCCCGAATATCTTCAAATGCGCGCGACAACACCTTGGCCAGC is a genomic window containing:
- a CDS encoding hydroxyisourate hydrolase, with the translated sequence MTLTNLTSGAVVLSAAMDAGGRLSQDIPAEQIDPNATYELVFDTANYWAARKIPATVSQIALRFTMSDPEGAYHMPIILNPNSYSMWMSA
- a CDS encoding ABC transporter substrate-binding protein, which produces MRKLITMASVIALSAGIASAEPSGTFRQAHELGFGAQSSLDPISKGRVFQITEKIMSRLVRPGLDGRPQADLATSWEANEDATVWTFKLRDGVTFHDGSTFEADDVVYSINRVLDPESDSPARSAVQMITGVEALDDMTVQFTLNTPFADMPLQLMDYRLRMLNEGSGDNIAVSGNGTGPFMVETFDPEGTTVLVANPDYWEGAPGVARMEIIGIADGQARLQALLGGQIDMERGITAQQRVMLTSSDNFTVQTIPTGNWRGLVFRTDVEPFNDIRVRQAVRMAADREELVALVLGGEGIVSCDTPVEPNDQYRADLSCPQDIEKAKALLAEAGYPDGIDIDVHVSTLEPTWPTLAVAYQEQAAAAGIRVNVVQAPTDGYWSEVWMKKDVSATRWNERPADQALHEIYLSTAKWNESYYKDEAFDAMLADARRELDFEKRRAIYVAAQEHLLETSGTLIPYTVTRLVGVSSRVSNLDEVKNDAVRWHMITVE
- a CDS encoding alpha-hydroxy acid oxidase, with the protein product MMRKNSRIFSTEDARRQAKRRLPRLIFDFIEGAAGRETGSARNVSQFDNIMLQPRVMADVAQCSLATELMGQSYKVPFGIAPMGMCNLVHPKADTSLADTAKAIGFPVCLSSAASTSIEDMAGMAGSHAWFQLYFGASEEASLAMVDRARVAGYDTLVLTVDVPQVSRRVRDLRNGFTVPFAMTPSAFMDFATHPRWSLSTLAFGAPRPMNFTDSNGVNTFDRGASRSGADWAFLEALRGKWPGKLIVKGVTSATDARRIRSLGADAIYVSNHGGRQLDSVPPAISLLPLIREAVGPDFPLLFDSGIRNGEDIIKALALGADFVMIGRPALFALAAEGAAGLNALLKCFEAEISVVMAQLGVTSISQLGPNVVFDNAAAKGDGLEKTPRAALQLAAKT
- a CDS encoding ABC transporter permease; the encoded protein is MTLTAVVPRQNTRLMRILSVLRDVVSRPSGAIGLFLVVFHVVLALVSPWIVPYDYKAMNSAMMLTAPEASHWLGTDHLGRDVFTRVLLGGREALLVTGIATPIAVAWGGLFGIFFGLVGGRVDEVLMRVVDAFLSLPWILKMLVLIVTFGTGIEVLIPTLAFFYGIPVIRIARAATHDVVARDFVSAARARGHSRLTIIRHELLPNVLDTLMVEGAMRWSWMLLAFSSLSFLGFGVSPPTPDWGLMIADARGFMSFAPWGVLGPVIALSSLIIGINLTADALAKALGIDRAQKAPV
- a CDS encoding ABC transporter permease; this encodes MIIFAGVEMLPGDSCTAFLEREAKGKLLENCREAQGLNRPAVERYLDWATSAVRGDLGVSANGEKSIAELVGSRLKNSLLLAACSLALGVPLAIFLGVVTGLWRDRPVDLTISTLAIFAMTIPEFVSATVLILVFSVWLGWLPGIVLTSANAPASEFFPEIILPVSVLTMVMTAHILRMVRSSVIEVMAGDYIQMATLKGVPYWRIVFRHALPNALLPAINVVALTIAWLLGGVVVIEVVFNYPGLGRMMIDAISDRDLPVVQAIALIVATVYVCVNLSADILTMFANPRLRTLHMRRG
- a CDS encoding dimethylsulfoniopropionate demethylase, with amino-acid sequence MSRRIRRTPYTDRVEQAGVRGFSVVNHMLLPKAFQTTVEQDYWHLREHVQLWDVSCQRQVQITGPDASTLVQWMTPRNIARAKVGDCFYIPIIDAQGGLINDPVMLKLAEDCFWLSIADSDVLLYAMGLALGRGWDVEVSEPDVSPLAIQGPKAEDLLAGLFGAHIRDMGFFKYGWIDFQGTKQLIARSGYSRQGGFEIYLNGGHLGPALWDAIWDAGQAHRITPGCPNLIERIEGGLLSYGNEFTRENNPFEIGHGKFCVIDGSIDYVGRAALQNIAANGVAREIRGVKFDGGPCPTCSKPWPVMVGDTRVGQITSAIWSPRLKCNVGQSMIDRGFWDAGQSVTVHAQDGTVRSGHVSLLPFA
- a CDS encoding Type 1 glutamine amidotransferase-like domain-containing protein, producing MKKAGKIIAIGGGGFTHGLDPTLDDFCLDFVPPQPNVGFVGLASLESEEKIERFYDRFGGSAASLSHLSHDASATESKLWLAGKHLVYFGGGNTAHLIAQLKSRHLAQLFRHANADGLVIAGVSAGGVCWFDWALSDSGGKGYAPLAGLGFVASGVCPHYSEEHQRAPVFERLITEDPTLSGYAIDDGACLVAQSGKAVGSFSARENAAVHFVENVKGTATSRKLAPYSFNS
- a CDS encoding ABC transporter ATP-binding protein yields the protein MTTPLIEIRNISVGFKGMSGATLPVLRNIDLTVNAGESIGIVGESGSGKSTLALAAMGYLKRGLKLLEGSVTFQGQDMFARTRTELEKIRGGELALIPQNSGQSLTPTLRIGAQLIEALRLHSEVAEEHYPAKAVELLGQVRLPDPQAIMTRFPHELSGGQQQRAAIAMALAGEPTALLLDEPTTGLDVTTQAHILELLRDIARDRGMAMVYVSHDLGAIARVCDRVVVMYAGEVVLEGAARQVLKAPIHPYARGLLASIPKLSDPRLPVALDGRPPSPGGAGNGCSFVDRCALAQDACCDCRPELESLPSGEAVRCFHHQDAHKLSLVGSGVIPATFDENAPAALHLRDVSISYNQPGLLDKILRRHGDHVATVDGIEITIAKGETLGLVGESGSGKSTILKSIAGLLPPSGGNITVAGDGALAPKVEQRSPDHLRKIQLIFQNPDDSLNPRQTIAQILEQPLKLYFGLTGEALHQRSAEILDRVRLGAHYLDRLPSQLSGGEKQRVAIARAFAAEPDLVLCDEVTSALDVSVQAAVLDLLNSLKATQGTTYVFVSHDLAVVRALSDRVAVLYQGRLCELGPSADVYATPSHPYTEVLLGAVLEPDPDTAPTLSADDVVELSPPAQGCPFQRRCPRKIGRICDTDMPPWQHGTEGHAIRCHHSIAELAAVQSQEAKEQRA
- a CDS encoding thiamine pyrophosphate-binding protein, coding for MTDPRLIRGGALLARAFKEKGVEHAFTLAGGFCNPALEGFMECQMPVINTPHEQIAGHLADGHARITRKPVVCLVGPEGFANAVPAMLEAGGERSPVIFVTGSSTLKRQGAGGFKEIDDVAIAAPLVKYSVQITDGERISEFVNRAWTAATTGYPGPVHISLPVDIMFSSFAADAGLEERPFNRSDRPVARAWPDPSALAVVLDKVKQAERPVIIGGHGVWWSKAEDKLEQVGKALRLPIFNVPYHSKLLGEESEAYMGLADFHQYHPSKPAIHEADLVLMIGGRLDNQMNFGNPPFFPKDQTLICINGSHEELEYNQAADEVLLSDPGAFLDALGGVGKTWPDWFDLQRTRRAAWVDEWYEHIEAESAKPGKMHPLQLSLDVQDQMGDEDWLIFDGGNTHFWSEIAVNMAGWRGQKLGGIMHPGNYSLLGVGVSFGISAKALNPDSNVVVISGDGAFLSGGLSIESAFQEGLPITIVIDNNNGLDCISQQQERLFKNGKHFATDFRDIPFHTMCEGMGGHGELVETRDQLAPALKRAMASGKVAIVNVKCRGVISPIVAATSDKRDKASIE